From the Wolbachia endosymbiont (group B) of Protocalliphora azurea genome, one window contains:
- a CDS encoding histidine phosphotransferase family protein, giving the protein MKKKVKLQWRVSECPTENLIEKINKIISNMVITIISAVAQIELVSILLTKTEDKTLLTIKVVNEHKSISTLLVSKLTKKNDIRLDTKDIIIYMTSLLLEQYNTKINCTCESNSLNIGLTIT; this is encoded by the coding sequence ATTAAAAAAAAAGTAAAGCTTCAGTGGAGAGTAAGTGAATGTCCTACAGAAAACTTAATTGAAAAAATAAATAAGATAATTTCCAATATGGTGATAACTATAATCAGTGCAGTGGCACAAATTGAATTAGTGTCTATTTTACTGACTAAAACAGAAGATAAAACACTACTCACTATAAAAGTAGTAAATGAACATAAATCAATAAGTACATTATTAGTGAGCAAATTAACAAAAAAAAATGATATTCGTTTGGATACAAAAGACATTATTATCTATATGACTTCTTTACTGTTAGAACAGTATAACACTAAAATCAATTGCACTTGTGAAAGTAATTCACTGAATATAGGCTTAACTATAACTTGA
- the purM gene encoding phosphoribosylformylglycinamidine cyclo-ligase yields the protein MNTYAKSGIDLKLYNELIKKVKPIIEKTKGEEVISEVGSFSALFDFSSLSKKYDHPVLVSSTDGVGTKLLIAQEVNKHDTIGIDLVAMCVNDLLAQGATPLFFLDYFATGVLNKNVLLSVIQGIAEGCKESKIALVGGETAEMPGMYGNNHYDLAGFVVGVVDRKQILPNCSIMKAGDCVVGLESNGIHSNGFSLVRHIFKSLDINYNDISPWNNKSWGEILLKPTKIYVDSLLPIMPKVKGIAHITGGGLIDNIPRILSGNLFVDININSWKWPDIFLWLKEEGKIEKREMLKTFNCGIGIVLIVDPDNMKDVESHFQKRGEKIEIIGKLDEACQPPLDRVVFS from the coding sequence ATGAATACTTATGCTAAATCTGGAATAGACCTTAAACTATATAATGAACTAATAAAAAAAGTTAAACCTATTATTGAAAAGACTAAAGGAGAAGAAGTAATTAGTGAAGTAGGATCATTTTCTGCATTGTTTGACTTTTCTTCGCTGAGTAAGAAATACGACCATCCAGTACTTGTTTCCTCAACTGATGGAGTGGGCACAAAACTATTAATAGCTCAAGAGGTGAATAAGCATGATACTATAGGTATAGACTTAGTTGCAATGTGTGTAAATGATCTACTTGCACAAGGAGCAACACCTTTATTTTTCCTTGATTACTTTGCAACAGGCGTTTTAAACAAAAACGTTTTATTGTCTGTAATCCAGGGCATTGCAGAAGGGTGCAAGGAATCTAAAATAGCATTAGTTGGTGGAGAAACTGCAGAAATGCCTGGAATGTATGGTAACAATCACTATGACCTTGCAGGGTTTGTGGTTGGTGTTGTTGATCGAAAGCAAATTCTTCCAAATTGTAGTATAATGAAAGCAGGTGACTGTGTAGTTGGTTTAGAATCAAATGGAATTCACTCAAATGGATTTTCTTTGGTGCGCCATATTTTTAAAAGCTTAGATATAAATTATAATGATATATCTCCATGGAATAATAAATCTTGGGGTGAAATATTACTTAAGCCAACAAAGATATATGTTGATTCTTTGTTGCCTATTATGCCAAAGGTAAAAGGCATTGCGCATATAACAGGTGGCGGGTTAATAGACAATATTCCAAGAATTCTCTCAGGAAATTTATTTGTAGACATAAATATTAATTCTTGGAAATGGCCAGATATATTTTTATGGCTGAAAGAAGAAGGCAAAATAGAAAAGAGAGAAATGTTAAAAACATTTAATTGCGGCATAGGTATAGTACTGATTGTAGATCCCGATAATATGAAGGATGTGGAAAGCCATTTCCAAAAGCGTGGAGAAAAAATTGAGATTATTGGAAAACTTGATGAAGCATGTCAGCCTCCACTTGATAGAGTAGTATTTAGTTAG
- the virB9 gene encoding P-type conjugative transfer protein VirB9 — MIRVLFVALLFFCGGYALAKQEPRPIAGDNHIKVMNYNPQAIHKYTGFYGYQSSILFEPGEVIESLSMGDATGWQLLPQGNRLFIKPIDDIADTNATIITNKRVYYFEFHAEEANGLDDPRLAYEVRFLYPLFNSDEIYSTSNGDILEQASHTTIPDISDIEVIKKGLNFNYSISHVKGSQSIIPIKVFDDGKFTYLQFNKINSDFPAVFMVDSAGYESLINFRTVDDYLIIERVSSVFTLRNGSSTVCLFNENIPFKKGK; from the coding sequence ATGATTAGGGTACTCTTTGTTGCACTATTATTTTTTTGTGGTGGTTATGCACTTGCAAAACAGGAACCAAGACCAATAGCTGGTGATAACCACATAAAGGTAATGAATTATAATCCACAGGCTATACATAAGTACACGGGCTTTTATGGTTATCAATCCAGCATATTGTTTGAGCCAGGGGAGGTAATAGAGAGTCTTTCAATGGGTGATGCAACCGGTTGGCAACTCCTTCCTCAAGGTAATAGATTATTTATTAAGCCTATAGATGATATTGCCGATACTAATGCAACTATAATTACCAACAAAAGAGTTTATTATTTCGAGTTTCATGCTGAAGAAGCAAACGGGCTAGATGATCCAAGGTTAGCATATGAAGTAAGGTTTCTTTATCCACTGTTCAACAGTGATGAAATTTATTCAACGAGTAACGGTGATATTCTAGAGCAAGCTAGTCATACCACTATCCCTGATATAAGTGATATTGAGGTTATAAAGAAAGGCTTGAATTTTAACTATTCCATCTCGCACGTTAAAGGCAGTCAATCAATAATACCAATTAAGGTTTTTGATGACGGAAAATTTACATATCTACAATTTAATAAAATAAACTCTGATTTCCCGGCAGTTTTTATGGTTGATTCTGCAGGATATGAATCCTTGATAAATTTTCGTACAGTTGATGACTACCTGATAATTGAAAGAGTAAGCTCGGTATTTACCTTAAGAAACGGATCAAGCACAGTCTGCCTGTTTAATGAAAACATACCTTTCAAAAAAGGTAAGTGA